The genomic DNA TTCTCAAGATCTACACAGATGATTTCTGCATTACTGGATCCAGCCGGGACTATGGTGCAAAAATATATCATACCTCGATCAGTTGACATTCTGAAAGTAAAATAGTCGTCCTTCATATTCATTAAACGGGTACGGATATCATAAAACTTTTTAATATTGAGGGTTCTCCATGCAAGACTAGGACCATTACCAAGCtccacaacttcaaacttcaaatCCCTCCCCTCCGCAAATACAGAAACCACATTATAAACCACATTATAAGAACATGACTGGAAGTAGATACCCATGCGGATTACTTTGTCGTGTGGATCTGGAAGGTCGATAATTTGTCTGGTTGAAGGATTACTAACTCGATACTTGACAGAAGGCTTACCGGATGCAAGACAAGATTGTTTTTCTAGTAAAAACCCATCACAAGAACTCAGACACTTTATTTCTTTGATGCCATCGATATTAAGACTTTCATTCAAAGACTTAATGTAGTGAACCGTACCTGTATTTTTCATGCGCATCTCTGCAAATTTCCTGTGCTGAATTATGGCATACCACCGTTTGCACACACATTTAAATCTTAACAAAGACTTCGCTTCACACCAGCTCAAGATCTCAACAGCAATTTCTTCGGGTAAAAGGGCTGCGGCATTAAGAACATTAGCAATCTTATTTCTACTATTTTCAGCTACTTCCATCCTCATCTACCTGCATGAAGCTTGTCAAATAAAAGTCGCACTACAAGAAATCAGGCAATTTATGACgttttttttgaactgaaatcgtcgtaattgaggCATTTACGACATGCAATTTTCGTCATTTTTGCTCGAGTAGTAAGTTCAATTTTGTCACAAAATAAAATTTCGTCGCAAGTTAGTAAGTATGATTATAGTAAACCTAATTTCGGTTAATCTAACACTATGACAGATGTAAGTAAGCATATTTAAGTATTCTTCTTACTCTAGTTTCATCACATGCCGTTTGTTTTTTATCCAACATAGTTTTGACATTGCATTTTTCCTATTAGATCCACGTTTGAGTAATCTAGAATTGTAATAcacttaaaaaataattaaataattataaatatatgaaAGATTATGCCTATGTATTTTCATTTTTACCCGATTCATATCTCCCAAATACTAAACTTTCATTTTTCGTTTAACTTACAAAAAAATTCGGTCAATTATACTATTAGGTCCATTATTGTCACGTCGATAAGTCAAGTCTATTCGATGGAGGTTTGGTTTGTCAACTAGTCGTAGATTAGTGTTGACAAATTAATACTAGATTAGTTAAACAATATAATAACATATATCTTATATACATGATATCCTCCTACAACAAAATTCTAACACTCCTACACTCATATGTATAGGAGTCACAAACTAATTAATATGTTAATTACGTACATATCGTTTTTCCGCGTTGCCTGTACCAATATATAAACAAATTACCCTACATGTATTATTCAGTTTTAATCAATTTTAACATATATAAACACACAGACACAAAACAATATAAGCTGAGATTAGGATGTTGATCATTGCTGATATTGAATACGTTTTAGAACTTTTTACTATTAAGCCACAATTCTACAAAatattactccctctgtccctcccatttgtttacactttccttttttggatgtcccttccaattgtttacatttcaaaactttccaaaaatggtaaggtttttataaattttaaaataactacatccattacttctctccactatacccattttatacatataatattaatcgatctcactactttactcacttttttaactttactccactattttatcatttttcttaaactccgcgccccacccaaatgtaaacatttgatgtaaacatttgggagggacggagggagtatatgaTTTCAAAGATAGAAATCAAAAACAGCACGAGAATTACGTGTACTGTGTACATGGCAGACCGAGACAATATAAACAGGAGTTATTTTTATAAGATGCATATGGAAACTAAGAGCTATTAATTACTTCAAATTAACAACGTGATTAAAATTAAATTACCTGGGTATAAACGAATAAGAATTATGGAAAAGCAGAGAGGAGCGACAAGGCTAAGAAGCAGACTCTGTCGACCATCGCGGCATTGCCAAAGAGATTACG from Apium graveolens cultivar Ventura chromosome 5, ASM990537v1, whole genome shotgun sequence includes the following:
- the LOC141724980 gene encoding F-box protein At1g30790-like, encoding MEVAENSRNKIANVLNAAALLPEEIAVEILSWCEAKSLLRFKCVCKRWYAIIQHRKFAEMRMKNTGTVHYIKSLNESLNIDGIKEIKCLSSCDGFLLEKQSCLASGKPSVKYRVSNPSTRQIIDLPDPHDKVIRMGIYFQSCSYNVVYNVVSVFAEGRDLKFEVVELGNGPSLAWRTLNIKKFYDIRTRLMNMKDDYFTFRMSTDRGMIYFCTIVPAGSSNAEIICVDLEKEVCTTCTVPQSLHSNWNEVIFMMWNDKPSLLAVVKETIYIRVLEDYKKQKWGAANIIVSLPRSKKCPDMKAFKVQVYRIGGKDVLIYADKTIGYEYKIASDTWFEIKTAFEVLTFELQETFVILKG